The Tolypothrix sp. PCC 7712 region AATTTATACGCTTTGCTTGTAGGTATCGATAATTATCCCCAGCCAATTAAGTCCCTCAAAGGTTGTGTAAACGACATTACAGCAATAGAAACCTATCTCAAAAATCAGATTGCTGGTGAATGGAAACTGAGAAAACCCAGAATCCTTACAAATGAACAGGCTACTCGTCAGGCAATTATTGATGGTTTTCAAAATTATCTTTGTCAAGCTGGTAGCGACGATATCGCTCTATTTTACTATTCAGGACATGGGGGACAAGAAAAAGCTCCCGAAGAGTTCTGGCATTTAGAACCAGATCGGTTAGATGAAACTTTAGTTTGCTACGACAGCCGTACCCCAGGAAATCACGATTTAGCTGATAAAGAACTCAAATATTTACTGTTTCAAGTAGCAAAGAAAAATCCCCGTGTCATTGTGATTCTCGATTCCTGTCACTCAGGTTCGGGAACTCGAAATATTGATGAAGGAGTACGTCTAGCTCCAGAAGATACAAGAGATCGCCCTTTGTCTAGTTTTATTTTTGCTGAGGACAAAACCTTTAAATTAACTTCTGAGCAAGTAAATAAGAAAAGCGCAGGGTTAGATTTGCCCCAAGGAAGGCATATTCTCTTAGCAGCTTGTCGGGACTACCAATATGCGAAGGAACAAAAAGGAGATAATAGTGAAACCAGAGGTGTTTTTTCTTATTTTTTTCTCAAGACCTTACAACAGAGCAACGGAAGATTATCTTATCAAGATATAGTCAGAAATATTGAGGCTTTAGTGAATGGAAAAGTTAAAGATCAAGCACCTCAACTTGAAGCAACTCACCCTGAAGACTTACAAGAATCGTTTTTAGGAGGCGCGATTCCCGAACGTCCTTTCTCCTTTATTTTAAGATATAGTAGTATCGATGATGACGGTTGGGAGATTAATGCTGGGGTGATACATGGCATTCCCAAACCATCTTCTTCGGATTCAGATGAAACTACATATTTAGCCATATTTCCGTTAGATAGCACTTCTGAGCAATTAAAACAATTCCCACTGGCTGAGGCTAAAGTAACTGAAGTTTTCACCGGAAAAAGTAGAGTTGAAATCAGCAACTATACAGAAGAATTAGACAAAAATCAAAGTTATTGGGCATTCGTAACCAGTTTACCCATGAATCGGTTAAAGGTTTACATTAAGGGAAATCTGGAAACGGATGTAGAATTAGCTAAGAACCTCTTAGAAAAAGCAAATATTCAAAAGTCGCTGTACGTTGCTACAGTCGAAAACTTTGAAGAGGCTGATTACAATCTGCTCATCGGCGATGGACAATACTGGATTACTCAAAAAGATAACGATCTGCCTGTAGTTGCTCCCATTCCAGAACAGCCTAATCCCAGCATATACACAGAATATGATGCTCGAAAAACAATCAAAGCATTAGAAGCGATCGCACGCTGGAAAGATATTCTCAACTTAAAGAGTCAAGGGAGTAAGATTGATCCCAATAAAGTTGAGATGGAGATTATTCTGGTCGGTCATGGAAACAATGAAGATGATTTTAAGGCTTATGAACCTAACTCTTCAGATAAACCATTAACTAAAGATTCTGGACTTTACCTAGAGTACATTTATGACCAAGGTAAGTGGAAACCACCAGTCATAGAAGTCAAACTGACTAATAAAACTGATGAGGATTTATATTGTAATATCCTGTTTTTATCAGAAGATTATTCTGTGACAAGGTACGGCGGAAAGACCTATGTGCTTCAAGTTAAAGATGGGGAAATAAATAGAACCAGGAAAACAGATTGGGATAGTTTAATCATTCCACCTGAATTTCTGAAAAATGGC contains the following coding sequences:
- a CDS encoding alpha/beta fold hydrolase yields the protein MVSNSPEIGIRNLYALLVGIDNYPQPIKSLKGCVNDITAIETYLKNQIAGEWKLRKPRILTNEQATRQAIIDGFQNYLCQAGSDDIALFYYSGHGGQEKAPEEFWHLEPDRLDETLVCYDSRTPGNHDLADKELKYLLFQVAKKNPRVIVILDSCHSGSGTRNIDEGVRLAPEDTRDRPLSSFIFAEDKTFKLTSEQVNKKSAGLDLPQGRHILLAACRDYQYAKEQKGDNSETRGVFSYFFLKTLQQSNGRLSYQDIVRNIEALVNGKVKDQAPQLEATHPEDLQESFLGGAIPERPFSFILRYSSIDDDGWEINAGVIHGIPKPSSSDSDETTYLAIFPLDSTSEQLKQFPLAEAKVTEVFTGKSRVEISNYTEELDKNQSYWAFVTSLPMNRLKVYIKGNLETDVELAKNLLEKANIQKSLYVATVENFEEADYNLLIGDGQYWITQKDNDLPVVAPIPEQPNPSIYTEYDARKTIKALEAIARWKDILNLKSQGSKIDPNKVEMEIILVGHGNNEDDFKAYEPNSSDKPLTKDSGLYLEYIYDQGKWKPPVIEVKLTNKTDEDLYCNILFLSEDYSVTRYGGKTYVLQVKDGEINRTRKTDWDSLIIPPEFLKNGITEYKDIFKLIISTTDFNVDSLEQKGLQPPPPTRNVPRGSLERLMQQIDTRNSGGFGKKYDDWITKEVAVTIVKPRTAEQIKPDKAAKLLNGLVEVQPHPSLQAQVTLTTVSQTTRDIGNLIVPPILWDEPGVIESFQFTNSRGTDPGLSAVELFAVNNVNLVTKDSPLTLLVNQTLEADEYILPVSYDGEFFLPLGRGVKQGEQIKITLERLPQATTSSRSLGGSIKIFFKKVRSQQLGHSYDYPILTTAEVREEDNQIKVIYQPELSQPNLAAVKKRVDSAQKIVLYIHGIIGDTASIVGSVQQAKVEVNEQLRPLQELYDLVLTFDYENLHTTIEENARSLKQRLEAVGLGANHGKELHIVAHSMGGLVSRWFIEQEGGNQVVQHLVMLGTPNAGSPWPAVQDMIFALLGWGLNQMPEIVWPAKVVADLVAKSIEFVEANDHALDQMQPDSEFFGAIANNRDPQIPYTIIAGDRSIPILKQQSNRLRLLNEKLFAPVINKVVDGLVFGGEPNDIAVHLASIKSVSSDRSPQPKVLSNVACDHLTYFTTEAGLKALAVALHP